Genomic window (Alligator mississippiensis isolate rAllMis1 chromosome 4, rAllMis1, whole genome shotgun sequence):
ATTTCAGACAAATTTTGCCCTCTTGCAACATATTTTGGACTTGCCAAAGTTAAAGTATGCCTACCACAAAGACTTCTTTTTCCCTGTTTTGCCTGTTAGGGTAGATGGCAAACTTGTATTTGCTCTCTGAATGACCAGTGTTTATTAAACacacaatgaaaatattttacaatGCACTGTAGCCTGAATGGAGTTCAATGTAGCTTCAAAGTAGTTGCAGCTGTGTAACCTTCAGCCATCTCTTATCCAGCATCTCTTGCAGGTATGGATGAAAACAGTTAATGTCTCTATTATGGGGCTGCTGGTGTGTATGCTTTGGAAGCACTCTACAGCATGTCATCCATCTGTGGAGAGTATATAATCAGTATGGCCAACATACAAAGAAGTACCAAAATTCTAGCTTAATTCCCTCTGTGATATCCCTTGGGGTAGGGGTGAATGATATGTCCATGCTTTCCAATGGCTCATCTGAGGTCTGCTCTTGGGGATCTACCCCATTAGTCAGAACAAGATAGTTGTCCATGGTGTCTTGTTTTTTCATATGGTTTCAGAAAATGGCTCTGTCAAGCAGAGGGGGCTTTTTGTACCTCAGGGGTTGACAGGATGGCACTAATAAACAGCCAGTGGGCAAACACTATAGAGCACGTGGTCCCAAACTTGGCTTATATGCCTAGGACACTGCTGGACAGTGCCGGATTTAGGCACAAACTAAGTAAGCTACAGCTTAGGGCCTCACATTATGCGTAAAAAACCATACAGTAAAACCTCACAAATCTGGTGTGCTTGAGACCGAACAtgtgctggaaatttgaaaatgctgttttttttaaaccagcactGCAGATAGTTGCGGaactggggaggggtgggggtagtaGCGGCCAGTCCTGGagtaccagctgcatgcagagtAGCAGTGTGGGATGCTTAATGGAGGCGGCAGCAGCTGTGTGCAAgtttcccctgccacttccaggcCACTGGCAGGGAGTGGAGGCCGGTTCCAAAGTGGCAGGGGAAGTGCTGGATTTTGTGAGTGTTTCACTTTTTTTGGTAATGGGGCCTCTTAAGCTTGACATTGGTTAGGTTCCCAGCACGTCATAATCCGGCCCTGCTGCTGGAGTTCTGGCTGTGGGTTTCAGGCGGGTTCTTGAATCTGCTTGGCTGGCAGACAAGACTAGCCATGTCTGATCACTATTCTCAGCCCTGATTGCATGGCTCCTGAGGGGGTAGGaaatccaaaaaaaagaaaagaaaaaggattattaaatttagtatcaactaatttaaaaaatcccaCAAAATCAGTTCTGCTTATTCTCACATTTATGGTGTCACATTATGGAGTATTAATCAGTTGCTTATCAACTTTCTAGTACCGCCTGCATACTATTCTGATTTTAGCATCACCTACTGTTAATATGGGTTCTAGCACTGCCTTCTTTTGATCATGACACCATAATTCAAGATTGACAAGTCTGGTAAGAGTTTGACAAAAACTGTATACCCATTACTACTGTAGTCACTTCACTTTGTAATGCCAGTATGAAACTCAGTTTTTTGAGCAAAACTGAATCCATTTTAGGGATGTTTTGCCTGCGTAGTTTGCTGATAAAGTGCTCCCAGTTTAAACATGACCATAGAAACTAAACAACTCTCACTGCAAGAGAAGATCCATTACTGCAGAAATGTGCATGTTAAGTAAAAGGAGGATTTCCACCTCACCTTTTCTGAGAACAGTTTTTATTCTAACGCAGTAACTGTCATAGATTTAAAATGTGTAGATTTACATAAAGTTTATCTGAAGTATTGTGCTTGCCTTACAGGTGCTGCATCCTGCAGTGGAGGCGTTAGACCTCAGAGACTGTGATATTTCAGATAATGCCCTGTTGAAGCTTTATATCTGCAAACATCTAAAGAAAATAAACTTGAATTCTTGTAAAGAAAACAGATTAGGCATCACTTCAGAAGGTATGTTTTGTATGTTGACAGAAGTGGGATCTgccttgtgttttctttttcttggagGGCTTCATATATAAAATATTGTGTGGAATACACATTGGTTAGAGTATCACTGGCACATTTTAGTTAATCAATTGTAGGCACcttgttttttcttaaattggATGAAGTTCACATTGTTTAGTTTAAAGTGCATGATTAATTTTTGGCGGAACAGTCTCCCTTAGTAAAGGAAGTTTCAGTGAAATGTTTTGTAGGAACATGCCAACTTGGACCAAACTTTTGATAAAAAAGTGTCCAAATGAGTGTATGTACCCTGGTTACATTTAAATAGTATCAGCATTTTCAGTTTTGATATAATTTTAGCTTCTTccatttaaatatttaacatttcaTGACCATGTTTCGCTTAATCAAAATAACAAATGAATATGTCTAAATAAGAGTTCTTCAGTTTTCCTGTTTCATTGTAAGCTTCAGCACTTCATTCCAATTCAGGATAAAGTCAGCTTTTCAAATGTCAAAGTGCAGAATGGAAGTTCTATTTTCTGACTATCTCAAATAATTTAACTTTGTTTTACACTGGTCCAGTGGAATCACGGCtatgctgaagtcagtggcaacaTTCCCATTAACTACAGTGGACTCAGGATTTCACCTGTTTGTCTTATTAATCAACACAGAATTTAAAGAGGAGTAAGAACTTGTATAAatacacaacattttaaaatgaattgccTAATTAAAACTTATCAAGAAGCTATACATCGAATTGCAGGACTTCCAGTTATGTGTTAAGATTAAAAAATTGAAGGGAGCCAAGTGTGAGGTTGTAAAGAAAACAAGTAAAATAGGTATTTTGGCAAAATGATAAGTAAATATTGTCACTTGGGTATTTCAGGTATAAATATAGATGCTGTAGGGTTTACTTTGTAGCAACCTAGGGGAGTGTAATTTATGCATGGCTTAAATCATTGGCCCCGGGCAGTTCTGACTGTTCTCCTGAGATGTGCTGATTACTAAACAGACCAGCTAGTTTGCTGTCAAAGTGACAGTATATCTCTCTGAGCTTTTTGCCACCAAACACAAATTTGAGTCGTTCTTTCTGTGTCACACCTGGATTCCAGGAGGCTGCTGGGTTGCACTGGCCTCCTGGAACACAGTCTTAAGCAGCCTGAATACTGACAATGGCAGCAAGCTAAAAATTAGCCACACGCACAACATCTGTATATTAGTTCCCATAAATAATGCAGACTTGACAGGCCAGACAATGACATCCTGTACTTTTGATAactaaaataccatatttactcaaatccaagacctgttttttttcctccaaacaaggagggaagaaaagcctcatcttggatttgagtattgGCCCAAGGCAATGAATCATTTGTTTTACAGGAAAATGTAGTATTTATCAGCCTTAACCGAGAGTAAGCACAAGTTGTGTGGAATTGTTTACTGTGTATATTAGCAATTGTTAAAGATATAAGTGGGGCTTGGGACTAGTGTATTAAAGGATTGACATGACAATTTGTTCAATAAATGACAATGACAatggctttatttactacaataTTTGCTATTAAATAAGCCTAAAGCAAAGTCCAGTATATTTAGCTGGAAAAGCATTAGTATCTCACCAATACAGGCAAAGAGGCAATCTCAGTCTTTTCAGCTTCTCAAGGCATTTATCTGTCACTGGAAGATCAGCTAGACACAGTAGCAGTTCTTGTCTTGAatgatttctcactcttgaagtgTACCCTGTTAGCTGCTTCATTCCTTTTTATACCCTTATCTCAAGTGTTTTGAAATCATTTTTGTAACTgagtaagaaaaaaaaccctaagcaATAACAAATAGGAAGACCCATTTTCAACTAACTGTTCACTATTTGTTTTTGGGTAGTCCCAATTTTGATTGAATTACCTTACTCAGTATTAGGAGGTTATAAATCTCTACTGAGTTGGAACATACCAGGAAGTTGATTAACAACCAGAAGAAACTCAAGAGCATTCTTGAAGAGTTGTCCTTGGAAGATGAAGGGAaccactgaaacaaaacaaaggttaATCAGGAGGATATAACTATCAAGCCCCATGTGGAAAATGTCTCTTCCTGTACATAAACATAAGTTaattataaagaaatatttaccatagtAATTAATCAAGTATATATATTTAACACAGCAAATACCAGGCACATAGGAGCCTGCTTAATATCAGCATAGGTATAATAAAATAAGCTGAAAGTGACAcctcattttttcttttcagaatatCCCAGCTGCAGAATTACTTCCCCTTACAATTTGCATTTGTCGTTAATTTTTTGTAGTTTAATTTTTATGAGTAGGCCCAGCTCAACTTGAGTTTCACAGTCACCAGCAGTGATGAACTTTTGCGGGTATCATCTTACTTATAAAACTGGCTTCTGGGTTTGTGGTTTGTACAACAGTTTAAACTGGGGTTTTTAATGTATTGTCAGGATGGCCTCCTTATATCACACTTATATCTCCTTTTCATATGATGGTAAATAACCTTTAGATTATAGTGCTCTCATTATAAAGGATTGCTTGCCTCTGAAGCAGATTAAAGTCTGCTTTCCAGGTAGCTTACAGTTCACATAATTAGCTAGGTTTACTGGTTCATCTAATAATCGGAAAAATCAGTACAACTTTAACCATTTGAAAGAAACTGTGCACTGTGGAAAAGAATATGTAGCTAGATTTCACTTCTTTAAAGGAGGTTGTAATCCCATTTGCcaatttccatttttctttaaaaccatAGAAAGATTTCTCACCCTAAACCCCTAACCCTGAAAGCCCAGACATGCAATTCTGTTAATAAATTCTTAAAGAAAATAACACAAAATAAAACCACCAAACTTAGGCATTTTAGGAAAAATTGCATTActagcaaaatatatatttcagcTACATCCCAGGACATACCTGCCAGTCAATATACAAATAACAATTGGTTTATACTAACAGCCGAAGAGTGATACAAGAGACAAGCTAAACCAATAAAGGTAAACCCATCATAAACCAGTGAAAAACTATCTAAATATATCAATTAATCAATTTAGTTAAGCTGATATATGTTAAATCAGTGCAACTTTATATTTGAACAATCCCTTAGCTAAGTTGATTTAAAGAAGAgttaaatagattaaaaaaaataaataaatcaatgtcATTTATATAACCTAGACCAAGCCAAAATCCCACACAAATGGTAGAAATAGATAAACCAACTGTATGGAAAGTAAATTAATTGGAACTGTTCAGAAAAAGACTTCCTTCATTACTCTGTATAATGTTAACCTTAGGTGTTTCTCTTAAAAACAGTAAGTAATGACACTGCAAGAGCTTTTTTTAATGTCAGGGAAGTTTTTATGTACTTTAATATGTGGTATACAACAAGATATTTTTGGAGATAGTAGTTTACTGGCCTCAGAATTTCTTGCTTTATTTCTTCAATAGGAGTTGCAGCTCTGGCCTGGTCCTGTCCTTATTTACGTGAAGCTTCTTTTAAAAGATGCTGCAATCTGTCAAACAGTGGAGTACTTGCACTTGCACTCAATTGCCAACATTTACAGATAGTTAACTTAGGCAGCTGCTCAGGCATCACAGATGCATCCTTGCATGCGCTAGGACAGAACTGCAAATTTCTACATAGTGTGGACTTTTCATCTACTCAGGTAaccaaaatgcaaaaaaaaaaatgatataaatTTAATGGGGTAGCTTTATGGTCTCTGTTTTTATTTAACTGTGTTTTCCCTGCACTTTTTAAGATTCAAAACCCAAAATCACATTAATTTCCAGCTACTTTCCCAATACATTACGTCTCTTGTTAGTAGCAGAAGGTATTTAGACTCTTTCTAAATAAGAGTCACAAGTTAGGACATCAACTCTGGAGGACAAATAGCTCTTGAGCCC
Coding sequences:
- the AMN1 gene encoding protein AMN1 homolog isoform X2 yields the protein MSIQGQITDSNIGEVLHPAVEALDLRDCDISDNALLKLYICKHLKKINLNSCKENRLGITSEGVAALAWSCPYLREASFKRCCNLSNSGVLALALNCQHLQIVNLGSCSGITDASLHALGQNCKFLHSVDFSSTQVTDDGVIALVSGVCSENLKEIHMERCVNLTDIAVEAVLTCCPKIYILLFHGCPLMTDRSREALEQLVGPNKIKQVTWTVY